In Lemur catta isolate mLemCat1 chromosome 5, mLemCat1.pri, whole genome shotgun sequence, the genomic stretch ccgaggtggcaggatcacttgaggccaggagttcaagacaagtcTTGGAAACatagcccatctctacaaaaagttctaaaaattagcctggcttggtggctcacacctgtagttccagctactcggaggctgaggcaggaggattgcttgagcccaggaattcaaggctgcaacgaactatgactgcaccactgcactccagcgtaggcaacagagtaagaccttgtctctaaaaaaagatgaaaaataaattagactgcaggccagaaaataattttaatgcaaaGTAGAAAGGATCGATCCACCTTGTCATTttccttgctcttgctctatCAAATCCTCTTTTCTGGGACCACGAGAAAGTAGGAGGAGCAAACTGTATTCCTAGAGTGGCTGTCCATGTGGAAAGGAGTCTCTTATATTGGTAGCTTGCTCCCAGACCTAGAGGAATGCTAGTGTCCTTTAGATCCGGGGGCAgacacaaaatgataaaataatttatatgtgaTCTATTGCCTCTACCAATCCCGTTTCTTCCTCCTCACAGTCAAGTGGCAGCTGCATCATCCTTGGACTCATGGGGACCCAAAGTCACTTTTAAAGAacctgaaaaataaatgcatgatgAGGAAGGGTGAACTTAGGAGTGGTGGGatagggaagagggaaaaagaacCTGGGTCTTTGAGAGTATCTCCTTTCTGGCTAAGGAACTAAGGACtgacaggaagaggaggagggggaaggtgaGTTTGGGGAAGtaaggaaggaaacagaacaaagcaCCTTCTCTGCTGAGAGGCCTCCTTTGCTGTTATTCATGTTGATGTTCTTCATGGAGATGAGGGTGATGCTGTCTTTCTCTCCATTGGCTGTGGAGCAGCTGGGGGAGTTGAGGAGTCTGGGTTAGAGAGGAGGACGGGAGGGCAATGGGAAGTCAGGGAACTATAGGGTTCTTGAACCTTGGACTTTTGTTTGACAAATCTGTATTTTAGTGGTGGACCATAATGAAATGAGAGTGTGCTTTGAGGTCCAAAAGACTTGTATTTAAATTTACTTGGTTATACTACTTACTACTTGTTTGATCCTGAACAAGTTACAACCTttcttaagcctcagtttttttaatgtataaagtGAAGTAATATATACCTTGAAGAACTGCTGTAAGAATTTGAGATGATATTACAAAGTATAAACTATTGGGCTTGGCACATAGCGGGTATTCAATAAGTGGTTCCTAAGCTTAAAGGGAATAGCGGGTATTCAATAAGTGGTTCCTAAGCTTAGAATCTGAATTCCTACACTTTTCATGAAGGAGTTATCGAGGCTTAGCCCTGGGGCTGAAGAGTTTCAGTCCATCTCCTGTCAcctgaatgttttcttttgggtCTGCCCCTATCTGCCCACTCCTAGCCCCAGCCTCAGTGGAGGCTGTTAGGATTGTGTgcgtgagtgtggtgtgtggtgtatgtgtggtaTGTATGGTATACATGTATTGTGTGTGTGgtatggtgtgtggtgtgtgtgtgatgtgtgtgatatgtatgtattgtattgtgtggtgtggtgtgtgtatggtatatgtggtgtatggtgtgtgtgtgagctgtgtggGATGTGTGTATGGTATGTGGTGTGGGATGTGTGTGGGGTGCATGTGTATGgtgtatgtggggtgtgtgtgtggtatatgtTGAGGGTGTGTATGTGGTATATgtgggggggtgtgggggtgtgtgtggtgtatatGGTGTGTGGTGTAGggggtatgtgtggtgtgtgtgtggtgtatgtggggtatgtgtgtggtgtgtgtggtgtgtgtgtgtggtgtgtatggtgtgtggtgtgggcgggtatgtgtggtgtgaggtgtgtgtggtaaATGTGTGGagtatgtgtgtggtgtatgtggtgtgtgtgtgtgtggtgtatgttggggtgtgtgtggtgtgtgtgtgtggtgtatgttgGGGGGTGTGGTATATGTGTGGTATATGTTGGTGGGTATGTGTGGTATATGTGGGGCGTGTGTGTGGTATGTtgggtgtgtggtgtgggggGTATGTGTGGTGTGGGGTGCATGTGGTATATGTGCGTGGGGGGTTgcggtgtgtgtttgtggtgtggggtgtgtgttGGGATGCGTGTGTGctgtggggtatgtgtgtgtaggaggCAGGAAGCGTCGGCTCCCTCCTGGAGTGTGGGAGCCGGGGGTCAGCTAGAAGTTTCCTCCCTTAGGCTTCTGACAGTCTTACCTTTCAGACAGCCCGGAACTCCCTGGTTTCTGGGGATCTGTAAAAACCGAAGGCACAGATTGGGGGTCACATGCTATAACTCAGAAGCCCAGCCTTCCCCTCAAAGCCCACCCAAGGGGGCCCTCCCAACTCATGGAGTGGTGCTTGTGCCATTCCTTCCCTCGGCTCCAGGCTGGGTGTCACCTTGGGCTCTCGCCCTGGGTCCTCAGCACAGAGGGGCAAACGGGGGCCCTGAGGGTCACGGCAGGTACCTTCAGACTCCTTGCTCTTCCGACACTTAAACCTTAGACTGACCACACTGACTAGGACGATCACCACAACCACCAGGATGACAATGAAGCTGATAACACCTGAACAGGGAAAAGGATGAGGtgaaaggaggcagaggaggggacaaAGAGGGAAGCCAGAGTTCAGAATTCCCTTCCCAGCTGTCCTGTATAGGCAGGCTCTGGGAGCAAAGTGAATTCCACTTCGCTGCTGAACAAATGAGCCCTCAGCTTCCTGCCCACGGCCAAGGTGGGCTCCACAGCCCAGCTCCATCCCCCTTGAGAACCTGGAAGAACCTCCCTCCCACCAGGGCCTTCCTCATCAGCCAGAACAAATGGGTGAGATTTGAATTTGTGGTTCCAGACCCAGAGTCCAGGTCAAGTCCAGGGGTCGGGTCCCCTCCCATGGcccacctctcctccctctctcaccaAATGCAGCCACAGTGAGCACCGTCtctgaggtggggctgggcaAGATGGTCAAGTCTTCCCTTGCGCTCAGGCTCGTGCTGGCTGAATCGGGAGTAACATTTTGAGACGCGTCTAAAATGGAGTGGGGTTAAGTGCATCAGGGAAGAGGACCCACACAGCCACCCAGAGACAGCTGGCTTCCCTCCCACTTCCCCCAGGTAAAAGACCGCAGAGAGAGCTCACGTCCTACAAAAAAGACTTCCTCCCTGCCACTCCAACCAGATCCCGCAAGGATAGAGGTCAGAACTGCGGTGACGTGCAGTCATGTGAATAGCATTGCTGGTTGCTCGTGTTACTGGTTCCAGAGGACTCCAGAAGGTTCAGGATGTTTCCCTCATCGTGCTCTTCCCACCACCCCTTGGGGCCCAGAGGAAAGGGATTTATGCTGCAGAGATAGGAAGCCAGACTGGGCAAGGCAGAGCCGTCTGTGTTTCGTCAAgggttgaggtgggaggagagaagggcaCGGCAGGCTGAGGCTCAGGCGCCCATCCAGGCTGCCAGTGAAGGGGCACAGGTTTCTGGCCCCCTGAAAAGTGCTACAGTCACCCCTCGCTTCCCTCCATGACTCACTGTGCTTCAAGCCTGGTTGCTGttccatttccttatctttccTCATACCCCCACCCAAATAAGTCTAGGGGTATAAAAAACCCCAGAGCCAAGGGATGAGATGACAGAAAGGGTCACAGACACCTCCCCTCAGCTCCTCTTCCTTGTGAGCACAAACAGAACATACCTCTGCTTGTGCTGCCGCCGCTGCCCCCAGCGCTGCCACCGCTGCTTGGGGCACCTGTGCCTGCACCGTGAGACAGCATGGCCAAGATGGTGGCTCCGCCCCTGCCCAGCTCGTCTCCCATGCTGCTGGTTCAAGGCCAACCTGCCCTGAGAAGAGTCTAGCTCTTTCCCAGCAttttctgcctcctttccctTCACTTTGGGGTCTTCCTCTCTAACTATGCCTTTCTCAGTCCCAAGTCCAGGCTCCTTTTACCTTCACCGTGACCAGGCCCAAGTTCCTCTCTCTACTCCCCACCAAGCCTCTCTCATTCTTCCCCAAACCACGGTGCTGCTGATGTGGATCCTGATTGTGGGACAGCACCCACCTCCCGAAGAGGGGAAGAAGGAGCCCACCCGGCCATAACCCACAgtccttccccacccacccccagcctggcccaggcaCTCACCGAGTCCTGATGTGTGTTTCTGTGGCTGGGCCTGAGTGGGGCCCTGCGGGAACATGGAGTACCCGTCTGCGGAGCTTGAGCTCGGTGTTACGGGTTTGCTCGCTCCCATGGTGGCCAGTGGGGACTTCTTTGGAGCAGCTGGAATCAGGAAGCACATGGGGGTCTGCTCGGGGCCTCTGCCAGCACGTGCACAGGGAGGGCTCTTCAGTCcaaaatcttccttttctttactgCTTTCAATTCCAGAAGGGGCCACTCTCTCATTCACCTCTGGGCCTTTACCTGTGCAGTGCCCTCCTCTGCCTGGAGTACGCCCTGCCACCGTCCCCCCCACAGCCTTTGCCTGCACACCCAAGTCCTTCTGGCTTCAGCTCCAGAGGCCGCTCACTCTGGGACTCTCCCTGGCCGCCCGAGCCTGAAGTGCCTGACACTGCTCTGGGCTCCCCAACACCTGCTTGTGCCCATCACAGGCCACCTCCCCTGCTTTGTAATTGTCACTGTGAGGTTCTGTTCCCTTATCTGTTCCCCCACTAGTTTATATTGTCCTTTAGAGCACAAACTGTCTGGCTTCTCGTTGGGCTCTCCCTGGATGGCATCTGTAGTCTGAATGGCACAGGACCTGGGGTACCGGTGCTGGGCAGAGGGCGTGGGCTGTTAGGCTCTGAGGAAGGGATGTGTCCTGCAAGGACAGAGGCAGATGGGGATTGGAGGTGGGGCAGGTTGGTGACACCACACTCACTCACCCATCCAAGAACCCTTGGGCTCCAAGCAGGTCTGAATgactgggtgtggggcaggagagaggagaccAGCTCCTTGGCAACCACACTTACCTGTGTTTCGAGAAGTTGGCTCTGTGGTCAGGCTTAGACTGCTGGAGGCTCCTGCAACAGATCATAAGAGGTTGAGGTTGATGCTCCGTTCCCCATCTTCATCCCTATATCTGGTgagtctgtctccctccctgacTTCCCACCCCCAACCATTCATCTCTTTCAAGACATGTTAGACTGGGCCAGGCTGAAAAAAGTCCCTGGATGAGCTCAGCCTTGGATGAGCTCAGCCTTGGATGAGCTCCTGAGagctctggccccagccccaaTCACCTGAGCTTAGTGCTAAACTGACATAGAGCTCCTCTCACCCTTCCTAAGCTCCCAGGCCTACATGCTGGGGTAGACCCTGTGTGTTTGCTCTTACCCTGAGAGCTAGAGGTCTGGGTTGTTGTGGGCTGTGAGTTGTGGCctgcaagagaaaacaaaacacatagaCTAGAGTGGTAAGTCTCCCGCCCAGCACAGAACCCGCAGAGGAAGCCTGGCCTTTTGGCTTTCTGAGCTGCCCAGGCGGGAAGGCAGACATGCTCGGCAGAGGGCTAAAGGACGTGGGCTCTAGCACACGGTGCTGGCTTCCTCTGAGACCATGGCTCGATAGCACCATCACCACTACCTCATGGTTCAGAGTCCCAGAGTCTTTTCCTGTCTCTTCAACCCTACATGGGTATTATACCAACCTGACACAAGGTCAGGGGAAGGttattttaaatagcaacatGTCCAAGGACAGAGGACTGGTTGCATTTAGACAAGGACCTGGGACTCCAGGTCTCTAGGCTAATGTTTACCCTAAGCTGCCGCTGGACCATTCATTTCCCCCGTGAAGATTGTCATCCTGGAGCCGCCCCAAGAGAAGGGGATGGGAAGATGGGAAGGTGAATGAGACGGGGCAGGAATTAGGGCTTGTATCAGGGCTATCGCTCTCCCCCCCATCCCGCTGGAGGTAGGAGCCTGCACAGGAAGCCAGTTCTGAGGCATATACAGGAGGCAGGGAAGCTCTAGAACGAGGAGCCAGTTACAGGCAGAGGTTACTTAGGAAATGGTTGTTATTGGCCAAACCCGGAGAGGAGTCAGTTACCAGGAGTCCCTAGTCAGAGGCTTCGTTAGCTTCTTtgtatgtacgtgtgtgtctgtgggccTCTACGcggatgcgtgtgtgtgtgtgtgtgtgtgtgtgtgtgcacttatGCGCCTCTGTGTGTGTCCCGCTGGGTGGGGGGGACCTGAAAGGTCAGGTTGTGTTTGCTCATTTTCCACAGTGAAATCATTCTTGAAACCTGTGAACAATGTGAAAGGAAAACAACGTGGGGAAATGGAGCCACCCAGCTGGGTTCCCGTCCCTCTGCTCCGGCTGGGACTgcagcccccggcccggccctccTGCTCCCTTGGCCTCTCATCATCAGGGAAGCACCAAGCCCAGGCCTGGATGGACAGAGGCGGCTAGGTGCCAGGGGCCCGCCCCAGCCTGCGGCAGCCTGCTGgtctgtttattttccttaagCCACTGCCTTCCTCCATGGGGCTATCACTTGGATTAGTGTAGAATTAATTGTTTCCAAGCCCAACCTTGACCAAACCCTGGGCCATGCATTTCAAGGTTACCATTTCTGAGAGCCCCATTCCCTTGTTGGGTGGGGGGTTAAGAGAGGAGTTAAAACTTGTAGGAagagccaggctcagtggctcacacctgtaatcccagcactatgggaggcggaggtgggcggattgtttgagctcaggagttcgagaccagcctgagcaagagcgagaccccgtctctactaaaaatagaaagaaatgatttggacagctaaaaatatatatagaaaaaattagccgggcatggtggctcatgcctgtagtcccagctactagggaggctgaggcaggaggatcgcttgagcccaggagtttgaggttgctgtgagctaggctgacgccacggcactcactctagcccgggcaacagagtgagactctgtctcaaaaataaaaaacttgtaGGAAGCTCAGTCTAAAGAGAACCCTTTCTAGCTGAGGATGACCCTGGGAAAGTCCTTTCAATCCAAGGCATGCTATAAGGATATAACAGTTTTTGGTGGGAAGGCACAGTGCACCATCCTCCTGCATTTATctagaaagaaaactatatagtGGCTTGGGAGGAGTTCCAAAGTCACAAGCTTCAAGTCCCAGTTGCCTGCTTGCTCTTTGACTCTTGCCCCTCCCCTTGTCACCAACAAAGATTCCTCTGTGAGCAGGGGAGGGATTTAGGGAGCATCTGTGCCACAGGCCGGGCGCCTCTGACCAGATGCCCAGAGCACTCTGGCCACAGCAGTTTCTGATTTTCCTGGTCTCCCCTCCCTAGTCCCTACCGGCTTTATTCCCTTCCAGTCTATCTCTACCCCACCCCCAGTTTCTTCAAGAGCCTGATTAAGTAGTTAAAATCATGGATTTGAGAGTCTGACAGGCTTGAGTTCAAGTCCTAGCTCTGTCACTGACTGTctgacctgggcctcagttttttctgctttaaaatgcAAGTGATATCAGTACCTCACAAGttgtgaggaaaagaaaatgcatataaagcacttaaccCAGTGCCTAACAGATAAATCTGTCCCTGCTCAATATATGCTAGACCCTTTGATTTTTGCCCCATTCTCTCAAACCCTCCAAGTCTCACGTCCGCCCTGGCTCTGTGTACCCGCGGTCCAGCCCCTGCGTGGGCCTGAACGTGCTCGGCAGGATTCCTGAGTCCACCAAAGCGGAGGAGGCTCTAGGTGCTCTGCGCCGTCAGGCCGAGAGGTTAGGAGACCCAGGGAGGGACAGTGGCTGAGGAAGCATTTACACAGGCACTGGAGAGCCCTGGCACGTGCCTGGGAGGGGACAGTGGGTAGGCAAGCTGGGAGCAGTCTAGGCCTGAGCAAATGCCACCTCACCGGCCTCCCCTGCCGTTTCCACAGCAGCCtagtcccccagccccagccccacggACTCtgtcctgggagggagggggaatggggGCAATTAGAGTTTTACCGCCAGCCCACGGGCTTTTAGAGAAATGCCTGGCCTGTCTGAGAGGCAGAAGGTTCTGGTTCTCAGGCCCGCTTGCCCACCTCCAGGAAAGGGCCGCCTCCCTTCCCATCTTGCACTCTGCTGTTTGAGCACAGAGGATTTGTGGAGGttgaggtgggggcaggggggtgaCCGAAGGGAAGTTGCTGCCCTGTGAGTCAGAATGTCCTGGACTTCTCCTGATTCCCAGCAACTGCTCCCTAATTAGAGGACCCCCGATGAGCTGCTTCAGGCCTCATCAGAGCCCTGTCTGAGAGGTGTTGTTTCTGAGCCATCTCCTCTGGAGGTCATCTCATCCAGCCGCCTGGGTGAGAATGGTAATCCTCCTTGGTAAATAGTTCTCTGTGTCTAACCTGAGCCCCTCTTGCTGTGATTTGAGCTTAAAGTCAACATTTGGAATTCCCCAGTGTTTAATCCtgatatgaaagaagaaaaaagatcacCTGTAAAGCTCACGGTGCAGACAATTTCGTGTTAGAACAGTCGGTAGAGCGGCCATGGTTAGCCCTGCCCTCAGACCACAGGGTGAGGCTCAGCGTGGCAGCCACGCGCGTCTTGGGCCTGCGCACACCTAGAAGAAGCTTCCTGGCCTCAGTTGCACACCAAGACAGTGCTCCCCACAACTCAGGAGGCCAGGCTCTGTGGGGGCCCCAGTTCACCCTGGACAAGTTCCCACAAAAGGGTTTAACCATATCGCTATTCTACCCCTGCCTGGCAATAGCACCCTCAATCCCACTGGTCCCCTTCACAGAAAGGCTCCGGAATTTCCTTCGTGCACAGCCCCCGATGGAGAGCATGTGTGTCCGGAAGGACTGACCAGGGACCAGGCGTCCAAGACTGCCAGCCACGGAGAGGAACCGCTGAAGCCAAGTGGCAGGCGCGTCTTACCTCGGAGCAGGAGGAAGCCCAGGATCGCCCAGCACAGCTGTGTGGCTCCTACAGTCCCCATGTCAGCTGGGTATGTGGCGGGCAGGCAGCAGCTCAGTGGAGGCTCTGTCCATagtggaaaagagagagggagtgctggggcggggtgggggtggaggctggCTCTCCAGGAGCTTCCTGTCAAAGAATAGAAGGAAACAGATTGGGACTAGCTCCAGGGGCCCTGCTCAGCCCGGCAGCCCGAATGAGGATGTGAGGCTGCAGCAGCAGTGACCACAACTACGTGCCAGGGCTCTGTGTGGCCTGTGCATGATGACCGGTGATGGGACCTGGCCCGAtccccattctcctctccacAGAGGGGTCATCAGTTTCCACCACGCACCACCTGGGTGCTTTCCTGGAGTCTAACTCCATCCCGCCCTGTGCTGCCTCGGACCTGCTTCTCCTGAAGCTCAGCCCACCAGCCGCCCATGCCCTGTACACTGAATTCTCCACATTCCTCTCCCTCCTCGGGGCTCCCAGTGCAGATGGGGCTCCCGGCATCTCTAGGGAGGCCCTACAGACATTATTGTGATTCTTAGTGGGAAAAAGGAATGGGCCTCATTCCAAGCTTCCTTACCTCTGTCCCCTATTGGGGTTAGGTGTCCCCTGTGCTGGGCAGCACCCTGTCCCCAGCATCCGTGCAGCACTTACACTGCAGGCCAGCATTGTGACTTTCCAGTACCCCTACGACTTTGTACACTGCCTGCCATAGAGCCGGTCTccagcatatatttattgaactaaACACAAAAGATTTAAGAGCAGAGGAATATTACACACCATCCTACCTccttaatattaattatatcatTGTTGTGGATTTC encodes the following:
- the ECSCR gene encoding endothelial cell-specific chemotaxis regulator isoform X1, which produces MGTVGATQLCWAILGFLLLRGHNSQPTTTQTSSSQGASSSLSLTTEPTSRNTAAPKKSPLATMGASKPVTPSSSSADGYSMFPQGPTQAQPQKHTSGLDASQNVTPDSASTSLSAREDLTILPSPTSETVLTVAAFGVISFIVILVVVVIVLVSVVSLRFKCRKSKESEDPQKPGSSGLSERLLNSPSCSTANGEKDSITLISMKNINMNNSKGGLSAEKVL
- the ECSCR gene encoding endothelial cell-specific chemotaxis regulator isoform X3 encodes the protein MGTVGATQLCWAILGFLLLRGHNSQPTTTQTSSSQGASSSLSLTTEPTSRNTAAPKKSPLATMGASKPVTPSSSSADGYSMFPQGPTQAQPQKHTSGLASTSLSAREDLTILPSPTSETVLTVAAFGVISFIVILVVVVIVLVSVVSLRFKCRKSKESEDPQKPGSSGLSERLLNSPSCSTANGEKDSITLISMKNINMNNSKGGLSAEKVL
- the ECSCR gene encoding endothelial cell-specific chemotaxis regulator isoform X2 produces the protein MGTVGATQLCWAILGFLLLRGHNSQPTTTQTSSSQGASSSLSLTTEPTSRNTAAPKKSPLATMGASKPVTPSSSSADGYSMFPQGPTQAQPQKHTSGLDASQNVTPDSASTSLSAREDLTILPSPTSETVLTVAAFGVISFIVILVVVVIVLVSVVSLRFKCRKSKESEDPQKPGSSGLSESCSTANGEKDSITLISMKNINMNNSKGGLSAEKVL